Below is a window of Pseudoalteromonas undina DNA.
AGGGGTTTTATAAAATCCTCTTTTTGGTTTACTAAGTCCCATTCAATTTGACTTTGACTGCCAGGCGCTACTTTTACGGAGCTTAATTTAGGGATCTCATTAATAGGATCGTTAGGGTAGCACCAAGAATTTACAGCAGACCCTTGTTTTATTTCACCTGCGTAGCCAGAGCCCATAATAACCCAGCCATTAGCTAATCCCGTTATTTGCCACTTACCCATTTTGTTAGTAAGTTCGTTTCTGTAGGTTTGCGCTTCAGCCTTTGTAATTAGTCTATTATCAGCTGAGCAAACTCCAGCACCTAAGCTTTCATTTTTAAGTTGATCTGGATAAATTGCAGTTGTATTAGCACTTACAAAACTTGTGTGTGACAACAGCAATAGAGGTATTATTTTTTTCATTAAGTTACATCCTTTAAAATCATATTTTAATTAGGCCCTAATTAAATAATCTAATTTTGGACCGATTTTGATTCTAAAGAACTCGCTATATTTTTATAGAGTGTTAAATGAAAGTTGGTTTTTCAAAAATATTAGTTGCTTAAATATTACAAAAATTCATTAAGACTATAGTGCTATTGTAGCTACATTTTTACCCCCTTGAGAGAGTACTCTAAAAAATCGATTAGATAGCGTGTGCTTTTTGGGATTAATTTATCAGGCCATATCAGGTTTACATCTCGTTTAATAGGCTTGAATTGCGTTAATACTTCAACCAAGCTTTCGTCTTTTATATGCGGTAATAAACAATATTTTGGACCATAATAAACACCTCTTCCTTCAATGGCAGCTAAGGCACACATTTCTATATCGTTGGAAATAAAGTTGGGTTGAGGTTTAAAAATTACTTTTTCATTTTTATTTGCTTTAAAAGACCAATTTTCGAATGGCGAGCACGATATGTGGGGGAGTTTAGCTAAATCGTCAAAATTACTTGGTATGCCATATTGCTCAATTAAACTCGATGAGCAAGCTAAAACAAAGCTCATTTGGTTAATGACTTTACATATATTTTGTGAGCTATCTAATTTTCCGATTCTAATAGCTAAATCAAACTCGGTGGCTTTTAAATCAAGGCGTTCATCTGATAGCATCATATGAATCTTAATATTTGGATAAAGTAGGGTGAATTGATTTATAACGCCTGAGAAGTACACACTCTTTATAAAGTTTTGCGGTGCTATTAATTTAATTTTACTCACTTTATTTTCACTAGAGTTCTTAAAATTGCACAGCGTACTTTGTAAACCCTCTACGTGAGCTAAGCAATGGCTATAAAAGCTCTTTCCTGGCTCTGTTAATCGCAAACTTCCTTTTTCACGATAAAACAACGCTAAAGATAAGTCTTCTTCAAGTTTTTTTATTTTTCTTTGTAAAGTGGGTAAAGGAATATTTAACTTTACTGACGCTTCATTAAATGTTTTGTAATCATTTACTTTTATAAAAAGCGCGATTATATCAAGCAAGGTAAATCTCCTGTATAAATTTGAGGTATAAAATCGTATTTAGTACTTAATTATTGGTTAGATTCATAAAACTAATCATTTATTTAAAGTACCCATTAGTCCCTTTTGTGGCAACAAAAATTTTACCTTTGTATTAAATGATTTAGTTACTCGTTTTAGGATAGGAAGTACTGAAGGAAAGTATTAGTAATTTTATAATAAATAACTCATTAGAAATAATTAGTAACATTTAATCAAACAATACAATAGACACGTAATAAGCTAGGTATTACGATTAACAAACTCAATAAAAAACGCTATAAAAAGCAGAGAGTTATTATGGAAGGTAAACCAATAGATAAGAGTGTATTCGATTCTTTTTTTGGGGAATATTCATGGATGTTTAAGGCTTGTAGCATTGTTGCTTTTATAATGTGTGTATATATCAGTTTTAATACTAAAGAGTATATATGGACGCTACTTATTAATGGCGATTTAAATTCTACTATGTTGGTTATGATACTCGGTTACTTATCTGAATTTAGATATCGCTTTATTAAAGAATCAAGAAATAATTGATAGCTACTAATTTAAATCTAAGGTACTAGAGATGAATATATTTATAAAATGGTTGATTTTAGCTGCATTAATTATTGCCGCTATTGCTTGTTATTCTTATGGTAGCACTACTGGCTTATTTATTTTTATTATTGCGGGCTTTGTTTTTGAAATGGCGTTTTGGTTTAAGATGTTTCCTATAAAAAAGAAATCGTCATTGTAGAAAGCTATTTAACCGTCTTGAAAAATAAATTTTTTTAGTTAGCGAGATAAGGGAATAAATAAAAAGGCTGCATTTTTTACAGCCTTTTTGGTTTTTATAAACTTAGTGAGTAACTCTATCGCCCCAAATGTCTTCTAGGCGGCTATCACGACCACAGCGCCAGCGATAGGTATTATAACGAATAGGGTTATTTTTATAGTAATCTTGATGATAACTTTCTTTGCCCTTTATCGGGTAAAAGGTTTTCGCATCAAGAATAGGGGTTACCACTGTTTGCTTAGTAAACTCACTAATAACGGCTTGTTTAGATTTTTGAGCTAGCTTTCGCTGTTGCTCATTAGCTACAAAAATTGCGCTACGGTAGCTTGGGCCTTTATCGCAGAACTGGCCTTTGGCGTCAAAAGGATCAATGTTAACCCAGTAATGGTTTAAAATATCTTGATAGCTTAATACGTCAGTGTTGTAGGTAACCAGAACGGCTTCGTAATGACCGCGATGATTACCATTGTAAGTAGGATTTTTAATTTCACCGCCAGTAAAACCTGAGATCACATCGGTTACACCTTCGAGTTTTTCAAAGTCACTTTCCATACACCAAAAACAGCCTCCTGCTAAAATAGCTTGTTCGGTTTTAGCATGAGCAAATGAGCTAGTCAAAAGTACGGCAGAAGTGACTGCAAATACGAGTGTTTTATTCATAAAAATTATCCACCTAGTGTGTGAGTGCGTAAATGCTTGTTATAGTAGACCCGCTAACTGTAAATACTCTTTCATTGTGTAGCAGGTAACTTGTTTTAAATTCGCTTTATATAAAATGGACTCTATAAATGGAAACCAGTAATTCGCGTACTGAATTAACCACACTTTTGCAAACCAATTTTGCTTCTTTAGGCTATAAACTGCCAAGCGCTGATGAACTCGTTTCTCATGACCACAATGCCCAATACCATGGCTATGCATTTACTTTAAACCAAAAACGCATAATTTACAGAAAGGCTAAAGTTACACCCGACAGACCTGACGCTTTTTTAGCACTATGGAAACGCCCAGCGGATTGTAGTAATTCTAAGCCAATTCCTTTTACCAATGAGTTTGACTACTTATTAGTAGCGGTTTCAAGTGATGGATTAACCTCTAGTAACAACCAAGTAGCAAATTCACAAAGTGGTTTATTTATATTTCCGGTTGAGTTGTTAGTTAAAAAAGGCATAGTGAGCTCTTTAAACTCTAAGGGTAAAACAGCTTTTAGAGTGTTTCCACCTTGGAGCGAAAGCAGAGCCTTAAAAAGGACTAGCACATTTAGTAATTCTGCTAAAGTTACTCAGCGTTGGCAATGCGATTATTTCTTAAAGCAAGATCAAAATAAATTAATAGATTTATCTAAGTTAAACAAAATTTTAGCTAACGCTGTTTAAATTTGAACTATTAAGCCACTTTACCAGCATTGTTTTATATAGGGTTGTTTACTAAAGTGAGATCATACAGTCATACGAATAGTAGGTAAGATATGAACCAGTTAACCGAAAAATCAATTAGTTGCCCTTACTGTGGCGAATCCATAGAAGTATTAATTGATGTGGCTGATATTGATGAGCAATACATAGAAGACTGCCAAGTGTGTTGTAAGCCTATTTCGTTTGTCGTATTTGAAGATAACGACGAACTTAATGTAAATGTATACAGTGAAGATGAGGCGTTTTGAATATTTAGTGAAAGTTGGTGAACCGAACTTTTACACAAATCTAAGCTGAAAATTCAGTAACTTTAATTTTTCTTAATGATATTGGTTGTATATGATACCAAAGTGTTTTAAATGCCATGCTAAAATTTCATTATCGTGGTTTATTCTATCTTTAATGTCGACTCGTTATAGATGTATTCGTTGTGGCTCATTGCATGAATTCACAAATCTTCACCGCTATTTAGGCGTATTTTTTGCGGTACCGCTAGTTTTTTTAGTTATTATGCTAGAAGGTTTTATAACTTCAGCTCTACTAAGAGTAATTTTGTTAATTTCTGTTGCTATATTAATCATGATTTTAATACCTGGGCAACACCAATTAAGTGAAAAAGATAATTTGGAAATTAAAAAAAGGAATAGTAACTGATTAGCAAAAGAGTGGTTCTAGTTTTAATGAAAACTTGGGCGATAATTGTCAGAAGGCTGTAAATACTTTCAGCCTTAAGATAACATTCAACTTGATTAGCTTTGCTGCTGTTCACGCGCTAATTGGTTAGGCAGCAACTCCTCCACAATTTCTCTCGCTGGTAAGGTGTAGCGTACGCCATCAAACATAACCGATGTGAACTCATCAATATTAGTAATGCCGGTAAGGGTCCAACCTTCACCACGTTTTGGGCAGTAAACAGTAGTAGTTGGTTGTATTACTTTAAAATTGTCGCTCATAGTTTATCTTAATTAATGCTTGTGAATACGATATGGTAAGTTAATAATGACGTTCTATAAAGTGCTATTTAAAGCGCGTTTATTTTATTTGGCATAGGCATGTTTAAAACGATAAAATTACCCCGCGTTACCTTGCGTTTAATTACCCACAAACATGGCGCAGCGCTATTAACAATTTTAAATAATCCCCTCGTTTATGAGTTTAACGATTATAAAACGCCGCTAAATAAAGAGCATGTTAAGCAATTAATTCAAGATGATATATCGAGTTATTATCAAGGGGAAGGTGTTCGGCTTGCGATTGAACATAATATGTCTGGCGTCTTAATTGGTACTTGTGGTTTGTATAACATTAATAACCAAACTAAAACTGCTTATTTGGGCTTTGAGCTTGATCCTTTTTATTGGCAACAAGGCTTAATGCATGAAGTACTTAAAGGTTTTGTCAGTGAGATACATCGCTCTTTGAACATTGAACACCTATACGCAGAAATTCATGGTAAAAATGTACGCTGTTATAACTTACTCACTAAACTCGGCTTTGTATTTAACCAGCAAATTAGTAACGGTGTATGGCATAAGCAATTAACTAAAATGGATGGCGCATGAGAATTAAAAAAGCGATTATTTTAAATATGTTACTTACGGCTAGTGTATTTGGGCTTGCAATAACTGGGGTTAGCTATTATCAAAATGATATTTCAGAGTTTGTTGATGTAACCCTAGATTCGAAAGTGCTTAAAGAGTCACGAAAAGTATTTATAAGGTTACCCGGTAGTTTTGACAAAAATAAAGCGTATCCACTTATTATAAAAACAGATGGTAATTTTAATCTAGCTAATTGGGATAAAGCCTTAAAAACATTAAATCATGAAAGTATATTAAATGAGTCTATTTTAGTTGCTATACCAAATCAGTTTTTTACTGATACTAGAAATCGTGATCTTGTGCCACCTTATGCAAGGAAGGACGTTAATACAAATCCTCGACCTAAACATGAAAGTTCGCCTGAAATTTTTGGTAAGGCTGATTTGTTTTTAGCTTTTATAGAGCAAGAGTTACTTACTTATTTAGAGGCCAACTACACATTAACTGAAAATCGAATTTTGACCGGATTTTCAGCCGGGGGCAGCTTTACTTTATACACGCTGCATACTAAACCAAAGTTATTCAATGGTTACTTTGCATTTAGCCCAGCCGCTTGGTATGACGATATGACAGTGACTAAGCGGTTTGATACATTTTTAAAAACAAATATAAATTGTATAAAACAACCGACATTTTTATATATCACTGTCGGTGGGGCAGAGCACTCTTTAATGCTAGGTGCATACAATAATTTAGTTACTAGTTTAGCAAAACATCCAAACGACTGGCTTAAGTGGGGAAGTACAATTAATAATAATGCTGAACATAATCAAAACCCTGCACTGAGTGTCGATAAAGCACTGTTAAATTATACGGCGTTCTTGAGCTCGCAAATTAACACGCCTTCTGATTAATTAATGACGGTGATCAATTAAATATAGTTTGCATTGATTTTTATTGCTTTACTGCTGGAGTACCCACCCAAAAGAACACATCATACTTTGTTTGATTTAAAACAAGTCTTAGCAATAGGTGAATTTTTTAAAATATAATCAGGAAGGGGGGAAATTGGTGGCGTGTATTGGGCGTTTTTTTAACTTATATCTACGCGTTTTATTAAGTGAGTTATGTAGGAACAGGAAAACCAAATTAAACAAAGCAACAATGTAATTATTTAGATGTTCTAAGTTAGACATTTTAATTGCAGCTAACATCGGGTTTTCCATCAATGGTTCAGTAATACACAGACTTAAACTCTAGCTTTTTATAATTGACATTACAACAATGCAATTTTGTTGCTCAGTTGTCTCAGCATGGCTTCTGCATTTGGTATCTCGTCGTTTAAGCCTGTGATCAGGGTCATAAAATAGCAGTCCATCATCACACTTGCTTTTATTTCATCAAATTCTGGTTGTTCACTAAATAGTAGTTTTTTAAATTCATCCATTTGTGCTTTAAAAAAATCCTCACGCCAAATGATGTCGCTAATTAGTAATTTGCTAAATTCACTGTTTTCACAATAAAAGGAATATAGAGGGTGAGCGTAGTGGCGTAATTTCAATCGAGGAGGGCGCTGAGTATCTGATTGCTTTGCTTGCTCGATAATAACTTCAATTTGTTGCTGCATACCTGCCATAAGCAGATCAATTTTATTTTCAAAATGACTAAACACAGTACCAACTGCCACATTAGCTGCAACAGCAATTTCTCTTGTCGATGTGTGGTCATAACCTTGTAGTAAGAAAAGCTCCCATGCTGAAGCTAAAACTTTATCCCGTGTTTTTTCTTTTTTACTCATACTATTCAACGCTTTATATTTTTGTTAGAAGTTGGGCCTAAATCAGCACTTGATTAATTGAGCGCGCTCAATTAAATTTATGAGCATGCTCAATTAATCTAAAGGTGATACATGGAGTTTATCAAACGTGTTATTGGTTATGTACTTTTTATTCCACTTATTTATTTTTATTCTTTTATTCTCGGCCCAATCCTAAAAGCCGTTTTAGTCCCAGGTGGGGTTGTGTTTTTGTGGCTTATTTTAGGGCCAAAAGAGGGGACGCGTGCGTTAAAAAAAGCATTTAAGAGAAAGTAGTTAAGCCTTCTGCAAAAACAATAAAAAAGCCCTGCTATTTTGCAGGGCTTTAGTCAGTTTAACTTTGCAAATTTAAGCTTGAAAGCTCAACAGGCCATTAAAGAACGTATCTAAAACCAAAAGCAATACCGTCATCTTCCGATTGTTCCATTTGTGCTTGCTGTTGCTTATTATCACTTTCAAAATCACCAAAGTCTTTACGCGCTTCTACATAAAGTTGGGTGTTTTCATCTATTAAGTAATGCACTCCAATAACAGCAAATTGACGCTTAAATACATCGTTAGGATCGGCGTTAAAGTTTGGTTGAATTACGTAGTCATCACCTGCATCAAATAAGTTGTAGGCAATAAATGGTCTAAAATCGTTTTCAAAACGATAAGACACAAATGTTTCAATACCAATTGCATCTTTAATTAAACGACCAATGTTATCTGTGTCGTGGTTTTCGTTTTTATTGATATTAGCAGCTACATATAAACCTGGCGCATCAATATTGCCCCAAATAACACCGGCACCGTAAATTAAATCGTCAACTGAACGGGTTGTTCCGTCGCCATAAGTTAATTCAAACTCGCCACGGTTAATACCGGCAGTCAGTTTTAGCTTATCAGTCACGTTATAAGTTACTGCACCGCCAAATGTATAGTTAAATTCAACTTGTTGCGCCGCAGTATCGCCTGACTCAAAATTAGCCTGGCATTGTGATTCTGTAATATCACTTACATCACAGGTATAAAATGCGCTATTTTTTAACTGAGTTTGTACACTAAAATCAAAATCACCGTAACTATTACGGTATTGCAATGTTTTATCGCCACGTCCCGTACCATTTACAGCACCGTCGTCTTTGTTGTAGGTATATACACCTGCGGCATTGCCATCCCAAACATAGCTGTAGTTAGTTGCATATACTACGTCAAACCACGCCCCCCATTGTTTACCAATAGTAATTTGGCCGTATTTGTCGTGTTTAAGTCCTGCATAACCTAAACGATTATACAAAAATTCATCTTGAATTGATTCAAAACGGTTGTTGTATACAATATCGCTACTGCCAACAGGGTTTACACCCCATTCAACTAAAGCCATTGCTTCCCAGCCGTTCTTTAGTTGACGTTTAAAATCAAAATTAATTCGTGAGGCACCATTAACCACTTCATTTTGACCTTGAGTATTAATTACTCGCGCATCTATATAGCCGCCAATAGCGACTGTATTTTTTTCATCCTTAAATACTTCAATTGCTGAAACACTCGGTGTTGTTAAAACACCTGCAATCGCGAGCGATACTAATTTTATTTTCATTGTGTGTGCCTTGCCTAAAAAAGACGTTTTTATAATTACTAAATTCGAAGTCGTGCAGACTAGCAAAGCAATAAAAGGCTCAAAAGTGAAAAATTATCAACGATAATTAATACAAAATACGCAGCTTGTTCACTTTAAGTTAATGCTGTATTTATTTTGTAGCCGTATAAACCGCTATTTAATTTTGGAATAAGACATTAGGATTAAATGCAGGAGGGGGAGAGTTGAATTTTTTTCATAGTTGCTACTATCGGCATAGGTAGAGCTAAAACTCTAATGCTATAAAAAACGTTAATATAGCCGTATTAAATGTTAATAAAAGTAAAATGCGACCAATTAGCGATTTAGTACGTTTAAATTATTTATTTTTCTGTAACGGTGATTGTTTTTTTATTAAACATATTTTTACCGCGTTAACAGCATAATAGTGAATTTCACTTCGCTTTTTTGCACATTTACTCGTTCATCTCTTTGGCTGTTTTAATCCTTCAATAGCTAATAAACAACTACTGTTTACTTTAGGTTGTGCTTTAAACTTTCATAGAAAAAAACGCTGATTTGGTTTAAACTGCGCGCAATTTAAATACTTCAGTCTCCCTTGGAGGGTAGCGCTATTATTAGTACAGCTAACATCACCATGCAATTTGGTGCTAAACCGTTATTTGAAAATATCTCAGCTAAATTTGGTGAATCAAACCGCTATGGTTTAATTGGTGCCAATGGTTGTGGTAAATCAACGTTTATGAAAATTCTAAGCGGTGAGCTTGAGCCATCATCGGGTAATGTAAGCACAGATCCTAATGAACGTGTTGCTAAACTAAATCAAGATCAATTCGCTTACGAAGAGTACTCAGTGATCGACACTGTAATTATGGGTCACAAAGAGCTTTGGGATATTAAACAAGAGCGTGACCGTATCTATAGCCTACCTGAGATGAGTGAAGAGGACGGCATGAAAGTAGCCGATCTTGAAACTGAGTTTGCTGAAATGGATGGCTATTCTGCTGAGTCAAAAGCGGGTGAGCTATTATTAGGTGTTGGTATAGCGACAGAGCAACATTACGGTCCTATGTCTGAAATCGCACCAGGTTTTAAACTTCGAGTGTTATTAGCCCAAGTGTTGTTTTCAGACCCTGATATCATGTTGCTTGATGAGCCTACCAATAACTTGGACATTTACACAATCAAGTGGTTGGAAGATGTTCTAAATCAACGTGACTGTACTATGATCATCATTTCGCATGACCGTCACTTTTTAAACTCGGTATGTACACACATGGCCGATATTGACTACGGTGAATTACGTATTTACCCGGGTAACTACGATGAATATATGTTCGCAGCAACCCAAGCTCGCGAGCGTTTATTAAGTGAAAACGCCAAAAAGAAAAGTCAAATAGCAGAACTACAACAGTTTGTATCGCGCTTTTCTGCTAATGCTTCAAAAGCAAAGCAAGCAACTTCACGTGCAAAACGTATTGATAAAATTCAATTAGACGAAGTGAAAGCCTCGTCACGTCAGTCGCCATTTATCCGTTTTGAACAAGAAAAACAGTTATTCCGTAACGCGCTTGAAATGACCAGCTTATCGCAAGGCTTCGAAGAAACTTTATTCTCAGGTTTAGAAGGCTTAGTTGAGGTAGGTGAACGTATTGCCATTATTGGTGAAAATGGTGTGGGTAAAACAACATTATTAAACACCTTATCAGGACGCTTAGCACCTAAAAGCGGTGAGTTCAAATGGTCTGAAAATGCTAACATTGGCTATTATGCACAAGATCATGCCGATGAGTTTGAAAAAGACATGAACTTATTTGAGTGGATGGAGCAGTGGCAGCAAGAGGGTGATGACGAGCAAGTGGTTCGTAGTTTCTTGGGTCGTATGTTGTTTTCACAAAACGATATTAAAAAATCTGTAAAAGTTATCTCAGGTGGTGAGCAAGGTCGTATGCTGTTTGGTAAAATCATGATGCATAAACCAAATATCTTATTAATGGATGAACCGACGAACCACATGGATATGGAATCAATTGAAGCGCTTAACTTAGCACTTGAAGCGTATGAAGGTACCTTGATGTTTGTGTCACACGACCGTCAGTTTGTATCATCAGTTGCTACCCGTATTTGGGAAATTAAAGACGGTAAAATTATCGACTTTAGAGGAAACTACAGCGAATACTTGGCGAGTAAAGAAGCATAACAGCAAGTATTTTCAGCATTTAAAAAAAGCCATGTTTAACATGGCTTTTTTATTGCCTGCTGGTCGCATTACTGCGGCATTTAAGTATATAATACCCGCCATAAAACCGGACATAAGTCCGCTATTTTTAAAATACATTACTGAGGAGTATTTATGACTGTTGGCATTATTATGGGTTCTAAATCAGATTGGCCAACCATGGAACACGCTGCGCTGATGCTAGAAAAATTTGGCATTGCTTATGAAACTAAAGTGGTTTCTGCTCACCGCACTCCTCAATTACTTGCTGATTACGCAAGTTCTGCAAGCGAACGAGGCATTAAAGTAATTATTGCAGGCGCAGGTGGGGCAGCCCACTTACCGGGTATGGCTGCAGCGTTTACATCATTGCCTGTTTTAGGCGTTCCAGTTAAGTCAAAAGCGTTAAATGGTGTTGATTCATTATTGTCTATTTGCCAGATGCCTAAGGGCGTTGCTGTTGGCACATTGGCTATTGGTGAGCCTGGTGCAGCTAATGCCGGTTTATTGGCTGCACAAATATTAGGCTGTCAAAACCCTGAAATTTTCGCCAAAATTGAAGCGTTTCGTAAAGAGCAAACCGACACTATTCTAGCTAACCCAAATCCTGCAGAGTAATAATGACTATATTAATTTTAGGTGCTGGGCAGCTTGCGCGAATGATGAGCCTTGCTGGCGCACCGCTTAATTTAAATGTGGTTGCTTATGATGTTGGCAGCCAACAAATTGTGCACCCGCTAACCAACCAAGTGTATGCAACCACACTTGAGCAAGCTATCGATGATGCAGATGCGATTACCGCTGAATTTGAACATATCCCCGATGATGTATTAACGCTTTGCTGTAATAGCAATAAGTTTTATCCAGGTAAACAAGCAATAAAAACCGGTGGTGACCGTTCGCTTGAAAAAGCTTTGTTAGATAAAACCGAAGTAGCTTGTGCCCCATACCAACTTATTACTGAAAAAGCGCACCTTGAACAAGCAGTTAAAACATTAGGCAAACCGTTAGTAATAAAAACCTGCCAAGCTGGGTATGACGGCAAAGGACAGTGGCGTTTAAAATCAGATGATGAGATAAACACTATTTGGGCTGAAATGGCCGACTTTATTGCCTCAGGTACAGAGCAGGCACCGCACACAATTATTGCTGAGAAAATGATCCCGTTTGATCGTGAAGTCTCTATTATTGGCGCGCGCGACAAAGAGGGTAACGTTGCAATTTATCCACTTACTGAAAACCAACATACCAATGGTGTATTAACGCTTTCACTAGCCGGTAAAGATAATAGTTTAGTTGAGAGCCAAGCAACCTCAGCATTTACCCGTATTGCTAATGAGCTTAATTATGTAGGTGTATTGGCCATAGAGTTTTTTGATGTTCAAGGTACGTTATTAGTTAACGAAATTGCCCCTCGCGTGCATAACTCAGGGCATTGGACTCAGCAAGGTGCTCATTGCTCGCAATTTGAAAACCATATGCGTGCTGTTGCAGGGTTACCTTTGGGTAATACGCAAATTAAGCAACCTACTGCTATGATCAACGTCTTAGGGCAAGAAAAAATCCCAAATGAGGTTTTAAAAACAGCGGATGTAACCAGTCACTGGTATGGTAAAGGCGTTAAGCCCGGTCGTAAAATGGGGCATATTAATGTTTCGGGTGAGAGTTTACAGCAATTAGGTAACCGCCTAGCTGAACTTACATCATGCTTGCCAGAGCAGGATTACCCAGGCGTATTAGCTACTAGCAAATCGCTATTATAAGTTAAAAAATTAAGCGGTAAGTTGAATTCAATTTATCGCTTTACCTTCTAAAGGTTTCTTTTTAATGATCCACCCAAAGTTTCGTACTATTGTGTTTGCTTTTTTTATGGCACTTTTCATGTCAGGGTTTATGTCATTTGTTATTTCAATATTTAATGTGGGCATGGTCGATAATATTGTAACTATATGGCTTAAAGCCTGGTTATTTGCTTTTTGCATTGCCTTTCCTACAGTTATATTTGTTGCCCCCGTTGTCCATAAACTGACTAATAAACTTATTCGGGCTTAAACTATGCTGATCGCTAAACTGCATAAGCCAACATTCATATTATTACTCACACTTTGTATGACTCCGTTTATAGGAGCAGGAAGTGCATTGGTATTAGGCGCCATATTTGCCATTACCTTAGGCAACCCGTTTAGTGAACTTTCTCAAAAAGCCAGTAAAGTAATGCTCAAGCTTGCTGTTGTAGGCTTAGGCTTTGCTGTTGATTTTAATGAAGTAATTGAAGTAGGGCGCAGCTCATTAGTATTAACAATTGTTAGTATTACTGCCATAATCGGGCTTGGAGAGATTTTAACCCAAGTTTTTAAGCTTAATCGTAATACAGGCGTGCTAATTTCATTTGGTACCGCTATTTGCGGTGGCAGCGCCATTGCCGCTATGGCACCGGTCATAAAAGCTAAAGATCACGAAGTCGCTGTTGCCTTAGGGATTGTATTTTTACTCAATGGAGTGGGATTATTATTATTTCCCGCAATTGGGCACTATTTTGAGTTAACCCAACAGCAATTTGGTTTGTGGGCCGCATTAGCCATTC
It encodes the following:
- a CDS encoding ABC-F family ATPase → MISTANITMQFGAKPLFENISAKFGESNRYGLIGANGCGKSTFMKILSGELEPSSGNVSTDPNERVAKLNQDQFAYEEYSVIDTVIMGHKELWDIKQERDRIYSLPEMSEEDGMKVADLETEFAEMDGYSAESKAGELLLGVGIATEQHYGPMSEIAPGFKLRVLLAQVLFSDPDIMLLDEPTNNLDIYTIKWLEDVLNQRDCTMIIISHDRHFLNSVCTHMADIDYGELRIYPGNYDEYMFAATQARERLLSENAKKKSQIAELQQFVSRFSANASKAKQATSRAKRIDKIQLDEVKASSRQSPFIRFEQEKQLFRNALEMTSLSQGFEETLFSGLEGLVEVGERIAIIGENGVGKTTLLNTLSGRLAPKSGEFKWSENANIGYYAQDHADEFEKDMNLFEWMEQWQQEGDDEQVVRSFLGRMLFSQNDIKKSVKVISGGEQGRMLFGKIMMHKPNILLMDEPTNHMDMESIEALNLALEAYEGTLMFVSHDRQFVSSVATRIWEIKDGKIIDFRGNYSEYLASKEA
- the purE gene encoding 5-(carboxyamino)imidazole ribonucleotide mutase, producing MTVGIIMGSKSDWPTMEHAALMLEKFGIAYETKVVSAHRTPQLLADYASSASERGIKVIIAGAGGAAHLPGMAAAFTSLPVLGVPVKSKALNGVDSLLSICQMPKGVAVGTLAIGEPGAANAGLLAAQILGCQNPEIFAKIEAFRKEQTDTILANPNPAE
- a CDS encoding DUF2798 domain-containing protein, translated to MIHPKFRTIVFAFFMALFMSGFMSFVISIFNVGMVDNIVTIWLKAWLFAFCIAFPTVIFVAPVVHKLTNKLIRA
- a CDS encoding 5-(carboxyamino)imidazole ribonucleotide synthase translates to MTILILGAGQLARMMSLAGAPLNLNVVAYDVGSQQIVHPLTNQVYATTLEQAIDDADAITAEFEHIPDDVLTLCCNSNKFYPGKQAIKTGGDRSLEKALLDKTEVACAPYQLITEKAHLEQAVKTLGKPLVIKTCQAGYDGKGQWRLKSDDEINTIWAEMADFIASGTEQAPHTIIAEKMIPFDREVSIIGARDKEGNVAIYPLTENQHTNGVLTLSLAGKDNSLVESQATSAFTRIANELNYVGVLAIEFFDVQGTLLVNEIAPRVHNSGHWTQQGAHCSQFENHMRAVAGLPLGNTQIKQPTAMINVLGQEKIPNEVLKTADVTSHWYGKGVKPGRKMGHINVSGESLQQLGNRLAELTSCLPEQDYPGVLATSKSLL
- a CDS encoding YeiH family protein, whose translation is MLIAKLHKPTFILLLTLCMTPFIGAGSALVLGAIFAITLGNPFSELSQKASKVMLKLAVVGLGFAVDFNEVIEVGRSSLVLTIVSITAIIGLGEILTQVFKLNRNTGVLISFGTAICGGSAIAAMAPVIKAKDHEVAVALGIVFLLNGVGLLLFPAIGHYFELTQQQFGLWAALAIHDTSSVVGASATYGAVALSIATTVKLTRAMWIIPYTAVAGVFMRSDEKASIPLFIVGFLLAALINTYMPSFSSTWELINSAAKQLLVVTLFLIGSGLSLSVLKQAGIKPFLMAITLWVIVSSTILLLIIDGFI